A window of Pararhizobium gei contains these coding sequences:
- a CDS encoding DUF3616 domain-containing protein: MEFYERMFLGMLISCGLAMPAAASSRNYNKICEASAATLVDQSHVAIASDDYETILIYQRGQPQPVSRYDLGDDATDIEAAARIDDIIYWTTSHSLNKDGEDKKKRKLLFATRIKSDGTLSSEGKVYRNLRQDLALALNETEANLKVRFNIEGMTDTPDGHLLIGLRGPRTEQADEAILVEIGNPAELIASNAKDRRARVSRIVKLGLSDGTGATGRGIRDIARVGDRYLIVAGSEPDGGVPAPKLFWWDGKSDKATAGPDADFSGMTPEAVVVWNDHEAEIFSDNGGAVIDDAECGDKSPPANASFPALDVEF, encoded by the coding sequence ATGGAATTTTACGAGCGAATGTTTCTTGGTATGCTGATATCGTGCGGTCTGGCCATGCCTGCCGCAGCAAGTAGCCGAAACTACAACAAGATCTGCGAGGCCTCTGCTGCGACTCTGGTGGATCAGTCTCATGTTGCAATCGCCAGCGACGACTACGAGACAATTTTGATCTATCAACGCGGGCAGCCTCAGCCCGTTTCGCGATACGACCTAGGTGACGACGCAACGGATATCGAAGCTGCGGCCAGGATCGATGATATCATCTACTGGACCACCTCCCACTCCCTGAACAAAGACGGCGAGGACAAGAAAAAAAGAAAGCTCCTCTTCGCAACCCGGATCAAATCTGATGGGACACTCTCTAGCGAGGGCAAGGTGTATCGCAATCTGCGCCAAGACTTGGCTCTCGCGCTGAATGAGACCGAGGCAAATTTGAAGGTGCGCTTCAATATTGAGGGTATGACCGACACCCCGGACGGACATCTGCTTATCGGTCTCAGAGGTCCGAGAACCGAGCAAGCCGACGAGGCAATCTTGGTGGAGATCGGAAATCCCGCAGAACTCATCGCTTCGAACGCAAAGGATAGGCGAGCGAGAGTCTCTCGGATCGTCAAACTCGGCCTGTCCGACGGGACCGGCGCAACGGGACGGGGAATCCGGGATATTGCGCGTGTTGGAGACCGTTATCTGATTGTCGCCGGCTCCGAACCAGACGGTGGCGTTCCCGCTCCGAAACTGTTCTGGTGGGATGGAAAGAGCGATAAAGCGACGGCCGGACCTGATGCGGATTTTTCGGGAATGACCCCCGAAGCGGTCGTTGTCTGGAACGATCACGAGGCCGAAATCTTCAGTGACAACGGAGGGGCAGTCATTGACGACGCCGAATGTGGTGACAAATCACCACCGGCAAACGCGAGTTTTCCGGCGCTTGACGTTGAGTTTTAG
- a CDS encoding murein L,D-transpeptidase catalytic domain family protein yields MAKKISADTDTQARVGKAIENLHNALADATALMQSLTDNDEGQELAASGTAQSSTIDFDNAFTPLSLEEMADGEDEALLRELGARHHLEFAIERLIALRNERYPQSRPRYWGIVNFDLHSSKPRLFVLDLAERDTKSYLCAHGKGSEGPTDDGYANVFSNVEDSNASSLGIYRCAETYQSTKNGYSLCLDGLEETNSRARSRYIVMHGADYVSEAFAKKYGRIGRSEGCPALDRQYSTKIIDQMKQGSFLLHWKSP; encoded by the coding sequence ATGGCAAAGAAAATTTCAGCCGATACGGACACCCAGGCTCGTGTGGGCAAAGCGATCGAAAATCTTCATAATGCGTTGGCAGATGCCACAGCGCTCATGCAAAGCCTGACCGACAACGACGAAGGTCAAGAGCTTGCTGCATCGGGAACGGCTCAGAGTTCAACCATTGATTTCGACAATGCGTTCACTCCTCTATCGCTGGAAGAGATGGCAGATGGTGAGGACGAGGCGCTTCTTCGAGAACTCGGCGCCAGGCATCATCTCGAGTTCGCAATCGAGAGGCTAATCGCGCTTCGCAACGAACGCTACCCACAAAGTCGTCCCCGCTATTGGGGCATCGTTAATTTCGATCTCCATTCGAGTAAACCGAGGCTTTTTGTCTTGGACTTGGCCGAGCGTGACACAAAATCCTATCTTTGCGCCCACGGCAAAGGATCTGAAGGGCCGACTGACGATGGATACGCAAACGTCTTTTCGAATGTCGAAGATTCCAATGCTTCCTCTCTCGGCATTTATCGTTGTGCGGAAACCTATCAATCAACCAAGAATGGCTATTCGCTTTGTCTCGATGGCCTGGAAGAAACGAATTCCCGTGCTCGTTCGCGCTATATTGTGATGCACGGAGCAGATTACGTTTCGGAGGCGTTCGCGAAAAAGTACGGCCGGATCGGCCGCAGCGAAGGATGCCCTGCGTTAGACCGCCAGTATTCAACGAAGATTATCGATCAGATGAAACAAGGGTCGTTCTTGCTACATTGGAAGTCCCCCTAA
- a CDS encoding chitosanase: MVKPILKAEDSARLTTLLETAKALVDTLGGFQPTDDGKPNNEGNDHPPRASAQEERAVASVVLSDRQKRLCERVINVFETGTVNGKYDAISIYNDGPDGRRQITYGRSQTTEYGNLRELIDMYAAANGRYSAALRTYVTRIGITPLVDDGTFKGLLRSAGLDPVMHRTQDQFFDKRYFQPALRWATDHGFNRALSILVIYDSFIHSGGILGFLRQRFPEKTPDRGGEEKTWIRQYLDVRHAWLSLHANPVIRASNYRTNDLSREVRNGNWDLSILPIVANGTPVTDHEPDIGPSVQDALLSTLIVTDWSELEPPSASETSRRRVDDASPEALAEKILNNPNIRLASAHVSGVDDNATAHQNIVDTANGLSASRSSYGTAPGGTVALDPRMLQGLLSLAEEFAFDVSELCGGEHSRASRHYRGVTADVNVINGRHVCSAHPEQTEFRRKCAALGATQVLGPGDNGHSNHIHAAWSV; this comes from the coding sequence ATGGTGAAGCCAATTCTAAAAGCCGAAGATTCCGCCCGGCTGACAACTTTACTTGAAACTGCAAAGGCTCTCGTGGATACGCTCGGCGGCTTCCAGCCAACGGATGATGGCAAACCAAATAACGAAGGCAATGATCACCCGCCACGTGCATCGGCGCAGGAAGAGAGAGCCGTCGCGTCGGTAGTCCTTTCGGATCGCCAAAAACGACTTTGCGAACGCGTCATTAACGTGTTCGAAACAGGAACGGTCAATGGCAAGTACGACGCAATAAGCATCTACAACGACGGACCTGACGGGCGCCGGCAGATCACTTATGGCCGTTCGCAGACGACCGAGTACGGAAATTTGCGGGAACTCATCGACATGTATGCGGCGGCCAACGGGCGGTATTCTGCGGCATTGCGCACCTACGTTACGCGCATCGGTATCACCCCACTCGTTGATGACGGCACCTTCAAGGGGCTATTGCGTTCCGCCGGATTGGATCCGGTCATGCACCGAACTCAGGATCAGTTTTTCGACAAGCGCTACTTTCAGCCGGCGCTCCGCTGGGCGACTGATCATGGTTTTAACCGCGCACTTTCCATCCTCGTCATCTATGATTCCTTCATCCATAGCGGCGGTATCCTTGGCTTTCTCCGGCAACGTTTTCCTGAAAAAACACCCGACCGCGGCGGAGAAGAGAAAACCTGGATCCGCCAGTATCTGGATGTCAGGCATGCTTGGCTGTCGTTGCATGCTAATCCGGTCATCAGGGCAAGCAACTATCGTACAAACGACCTGAGCCGGGAGGTCAGGAACGGGAATTGGGATTTGTCGATCCTCCCGATCGTTGCGAACGGCACTCCCGTTACGGACCATGAACCGGATATTGGACCTTCAGTTCAAGATGCTCTCTTGAGCACGTTAATCGTCACTGACTGGAGCGAACTGGAACCTCCGTCAGCGTCCGAAACCTCGCGCCGCCGCGTCGATGATGCCAGTCCCGAGGCTCTTGCGGAGAAAATCCTAAACAACCCGAATATCCGGCTTGCAAGCGCTCACGTGTCAGGTGTCGATGACAATGCAACAGCTCATCAGAACATTGTGGATACTGCAAACGGCCTTTCCGCCAGTCGTAGTTCATATGGAACGGCACCAGGCGGCACGGTCGCACTCGATCCACGAATGCTGCAGGGTCTTCTCTCCCTCGCAGAGGAATTCGCATTCGACGTGTCTGAACTCTGCGGTGGCGAACATAGCCGCGCGTCTCGGCATTACCGCGGGGTCACCGCAGACGTGAACGTCATCAATGGCAGACATGTCTGCTCCGCTCACCCTGAACAGACGGAGTTTAGAAGGAAGTGCGCCGCTCTCGGTGCCACACAGGTTCTAGGGCCGGGAGATAATGGACATTCCAACCATATTCACGCGGCTTGGTCCGTGTAG